In Gallaecimonas pentaromativorans, the following are encoded in one genomic region:
- a CDS encoding tetratricopeptide repeat protein: MMSRNVALLPLLLSFLAGCASHNNSQAAPRNDYFASLEHYQFALASSQLSQAAKKGDLKAKQYLKQYGTWLRAQVAIEQGSADAQASYARQLANPKGATMPNYPAAAHWAALAAKAGNAQGQYWLAHFYETGQGVVRDPDQAFYWYQQAAAQGLVLAQRHLGALLESGELLRPDLHLAAHWYRQAADQGDSQAQYQLGHFYQQGRGVAQDLSAAKYWYELAAKQGQPKAQYQLGLLLPASDPKARYWLQQAARQGNVQAIDRLSISAVQ; this comes from the coding sequence ATGATGTCCCGTAACGTTGCCCTCCTTCCCCTGCTGCTTTCCTTTTTGGCAGGCTGCGCCAGCCATAACAACAGCCAAGCCGCTCCCCGCAACGACTATTTTGCCAGCCTTGAGCACTATCAGTTTGCCCTGGCATCGAGCCAACTAAGCCAAGCGGCAAAAAAAGGGGACCTCAAGGCCAAGCAATATCTCAAACAGTACGGTACCTGGCTCCGAGCCCAGGTTGCCATCGAGCAAGGCAGCGCCGATGCCCAGGCCAGCTACGCCCGGCAACTGGCCAACCCTAAAGGCGCCACTATGCCGAACTACCCGGCAGCCGCCCATTGGGCTGCCCTTGCCGCCAAGGCAGGTAACGCCCAGGGCCAGTATTGGCTGGCCCACTTTTATGAGACCGGCCAAGGCGTGGTACGAGACCCCGACCAAGCCTTTTACTGGTACCAGCAGGCCGCAGCCCAAGGGCTGGTCCTGGCCCAGCGTCATTTGGGAGCGCTGCTGGAAAGTGGCGAATTGCTGCGCCCCGACCTGCATCTGGCCGCCCACTGGTACCGCCAGGCAGCCGATCAGGGCGATAGCCAGGCCCAATATCAACTGGGCCACTTTTATCAGCAAGGCCGCGGTGTTGCCCAGGATCTGAGCGCCGCCAAATACTGGTATGAACTGGCCGCCAAACAGGGCCAACCCAAGGCTCAATATCAGTTGGGACTGCTGCTGCCCGCCAGCGACCCTAAAGCCCGCTACTGGCTGCAACAAGCCGCTCGTCAGGGCAATGTCCAGGCCATAGACCGGCTCTCCATCAGCGCCGTGCAATAA